The following nucleotide sequence is from Streptomyces leeuwenhoekii.
CGGCGGGGAGACCGGCGGGCAAGCGGCGGGGAAGCGGTGAGGAGCCCGGCGGGAAAAAGCCCGGGACGGCCCCCTGCCCGTCCGCCTACCGTGACCTCATGAACCGCCGCGCCGACATCGACGTACGCCCCGTCACCGAAGCCGAGCTGCCCGAGTGGACCAGGGCGCTGAACACCGGATTCCTGCGGGAGCCCGCCGTCGGCGAGGCGCAGTTGGCGGCCCGCCGCGCCCAGTTCGTGCCCGGGCGCTCGCTCGGCGCCTTCGACGGCGGCCGCTGTGTGGCGACCCTCCGGTCCTTCGCGCAGGAGCTCACCGCGGTCGGGGGCGCCGTCGTCCCGGCCGACGCCGTCTCCAACGTGACCGTGACCCCGACCCACCGCCGCCGCGGTCTGCTGTCCCGGATGATGGCCCACGACCTGGCCGCGGCCAGGGAGCGTGGTGACGTCGTCGCCACACTGATCGCGGCCGAGTACCCGATCTACGGCCGGTACGGCTTCGGGCCCGCCACCACCATGGCCGAGTGGACGGTCGACGTGCCGCGGGCCGGCCTCGACCCGCGTTGGGCGGGCCCGCGTGACGGCGGCCGGATCGACCTCGTCGACGGCGAGGAGGTGCGCAGGCTCGGCCCCGGGCTGCACGAGCGGCTGCGCCGCGCCCAGCCGGGCGCCGTCAGCCGCACCGAGCTGTGGTGGCGGAGCGCCACCGGCGCGGTGCGGTTCGAACCCTCGTGGACCGAGCCCTTCCACGCCGTCTACCGCTCCGCGGACGGTGAGGTCGAGGGCATGGTCTCCTACGTGGCGGACGACACCTGGAACGATGCCAAGCAGCCGCTGAACACGGCGACGGTGAAGTGGCTGATCGGCGTCACCCCGGCCGCCGAGCGGGCCCTGTGGCACTACCTGTGCTCCATCGACTGGATCGTCCGGGTCAAGAGCGGCGGGCGGGCCCCCGACGACCTGCTGCCGCACTTCCTGCCGGACCCGCGCGCGGCAAGGATCACCACGCAGGCGGACTGGCTGTGGGTGCGGATCCTGGACGTCGTACGGGCCCTGGAGGCGCGGACGTACGGCGGCTCGGGCGCGCTCGTGCTGGAGGTCGCCGACCCGTCCCCGGGGGCGGGCGGCCGGTGGCTGCTGGAGGCGTCCCCGGACGGCGCCTCCTGCACGCCGACGACGCGCGGCGCCGACCTCGTGCTGGGCGCGGGCGAGCTGGCGTCGCTCTGGCTCGGCGACGAGTCGGCGGTGCGGCTCGCGGCGCTCGGGCGGGTGCGGGAGGAGCGGACGGGCGCCGCCCGGACGGCAGACGCCCTGCTGCGTACGCCGAGGCGGCCCTGGTGCCCGGACATGTTCTGAGAGACGGCACTCGCGCCCACGCCGCGCCCACGAGGCGGCGGCCGGAGCGCGGGGCGCACGGGTGCGTGGTGGAATCGCAGAGGTGGTCCGACGCCCTCTGGGAAACCTCCGCCATGGACCTGACACTTGTCGGGTGACTTCCGATGTGACGCACATACAGTCGGCGCGGGCCGAGACCGACACCGGTCCGGAGCGGCTCCGGGACCTGGTCACCGGCGCCCGTGTCGTGCTCTGGGGCTTCGACGGGCCGCTCTGCCGGCTGTTCGCCGGGGACGCGGCGGAGCGCGTGGCGGCCGGTCTGCTGCGGTGGCTGGAGGGCCGGGGCCTGCACGGCCTGCCGGGCGAGCCCGGGCAGGAGGCCCCCGACCCGTGGGCCGTGCTGCGCGCCGTGCGCCGGCGGCAGCCCGGCGGCGCCCTCACCGACGAACTGGAGGAACGTCTCACCCAGGAGGAGCTGCGGGCCGCCCCGTCGGCGATGCCCACCGCCTGGGCCGATCCGCTGATCCGCACCTGGACCGCGGTGGGGGCCCGGCCGGCCGTCGTCACCGGCCGGTCCCCGCGCGCGGTCCGCGCCTATCTGGCGGAGCGCGGCCTGCTGGCCTGCTTCGGGCCGCACATCTACGGCCGTACCCGGGACGCCCGCCGCGGCGAGCCGGACCCGGACCGCCTCCGCCACGCCCTGCGCGCCACCGGAGCCGTCCCCTCCACCGCCGTGCTGATCGGTGACACCCCCTCCGCCTTCGCGGTCGCGCGGGAAGCGGGCGTGGGGTTCCTCGGCTACGCGCGCGCCGAGCCGCGGGCGCAGGCCCTGCGGCGGGCCGGGGCCCCGGTCGTCGTCCGGTCGCTGGAGCCGGTGCTCCGGCTGCTGAGGGAGTAGTCCGCGGCCTTCCGGGGGAGAGCCGCCGCCCGGCGGGCCCGTCGCCGGGCGGTGGGCCGGCCGGCGGGCTGCGTAGGCTCGTCGGCATGAGTGAGATGGGCCTGCGGGAGCGCAAGAGGCAGCGGATGTATCAGGTGCTGTCGGACCTCGCCATCCGGCTCTTCGTGGAGAAGGGGTTCGACGCGGTCTCGGTCGCCGAGGTGGCCGCCGCGGCGGAGGTCTCCAAGCCCACGCTGTTCCGGTACTTCCCGGCCAAGGAGGACCTCGTCCTGCACCGGATCGCCGATCACGAGGGGGAGGCGGCGCGGGTGGCGCGGCAGGGGCCGGCGCCCCTGGAGGCGCTGCGGCGGCACTTCCTCGACGGGCTGCGGCGGTGCGATCCGGTCACCGGGCTGAACGACGACCCGGAGGTGCTCGCCTTCCACGCGCTGCTGTACGGGACCCCCGCGCTGGTGGCGCGGCTGCACACGCATCTGGAGCGCTCCGAGGCCGCGCTCGCCGAGGCGCTGGGCGGGGATCTGCAGGCACGGCTGGCCGCCGGGCAGATCACCGCCGTCCAGCGGATCCTCGCCCAGGAGAACTGGCGCCGGATCGCGGCCGGGGAGCGGGCGGCGGACATACGGGCGGACGCGGTGGCGGCGGCGGAGCGGGCGTTCGCGCTGCTGGCGGCGGGGCTGCCGCATCTCGCCCGGGAGGGGATCGGGGAAGCCCGGTAACAAATTTAACTCGGTAACGTTATTCGGGTACGCTCGGTGGAATGACGTCACCCGACCCCGCCCTCCACCACGCCCTCCGTCAGGAACGCGCCCACCACGACCGCTGCCGCACCGCCCTCGCCGCCATGGCCGAGGGCGCCCGGGAACAGGTCGTCACCGGCGAGGACGTCTCCGCCTCCGGTGCCGACGCCGAAGTGCTCGGCCACCGCCTGCGCAGCCGGGCCAAGGCGCTGCGCGAACTGCCCGAGGGGCCGTTGTTCTTCGGCCGGCTGGACTTCGGGGGCGCGGCGGCCGGGGCCGGCGGGGAGCACGCCGGGCAGCGGTACCACATCGGCCGGCTGCGGATCACCGAGCACCCCGCCGACCCGCCCCTGGTCGTAGACTGGCGCGCTCCCGTCTCCCGCGCCTTCTACCAGGCCACCGCCCGCGATCCGCAGGGCGTCGCCGTCCGCCGCCGCTTCGGCTGGGCACCCGGCAGCCGGGGCGGCTCCGCCGACCTCACCGGCCTGGAGGACGAGCACCTCGGCCGGGGCGAGTCCCGCGCCGGGGACATCGTCCGGCGGGAGATCGAACGGCCGCGCGTCGGGCCCATGCGCGACATCGCCGCCACCATCCAGCCCGAGCAGGACGACCTCGTCCGCGGCGACCTGTCCGCCTCGGTCTGCGTGCAGGGCGCCCCCGGCACCGGCAAGACCGCCGTCGGCCTGCACCGGGCCGCCTATCTGCTCTACACCCACCCGCGGCGCATCCAGCGCTCCGGTCTGCTGATCCTCGGCCCGAACCGCACCTTCCTCTCCTACATCGCCGAGGTGCTCCCCGCCCTCGGCGAGACCGGTGTGCGGCAGGCGACCCTCGGGGAGGAGATCGCCCGGCACCCCGTCACCGGCACCGACGAGGAGCGGACCGCCGCCGTCAAACACGACGCCCGGATGGCCGGGGTGCTGCGCCGGGCGCTGTACGCGCGGGTGCGGGCCGATGCCGCCGGCTCGCTCGCCGTGCCGGACGGCTCGTACCGCTGGCGGGTGTCCGCCGACGAGCTCGCCCGGATCGTCGCCGGGGTGCGGGCGGAGGAACCCCCGTACGACATCGGGCGGGAACGGGTGCGCAGCCGGATCGTGCGCCACCTCCAGGACCAGGCCGAGCGACGCGGCGGGCCCCGCACCAGCGCCTGGGTGCGCCGGATCGAGCGGGCGCGGCCGGTCGGCGCCTGCCTCGACGCCGTGTGGCCCCGGGTGCGGCCGGAGGAGGTCCTCGCCGCGCTGCTCGGCGACCCCCGGGCGCTGGCCGGGGCCGCGGACGGGCTGCTCGACGCCGACGAGCAGAAGGCCCTGCTGTGGGCGCGGCCCCCGCGGTCGTGGAAGTCGGCCCGCTGGTCCGCCGCCGATCTGGTCCTCCTCGACGAGGTGGCCGGACTCCTCGAACACCCCGCGGGGTACGGCCACATCGTCGTCGACGAGGCGCAGGACCTGTCCCCGATGGAGTGCCGGGCCATCGCCCGGCGGGCGTCATTCGGCTCGCTCACCGTCCTCGGCGACCTGGCGCAGGGGACCACCCCGTGGGCGGCGCGGTCCTGGGAGACGGTCCTGCGCCACCTGGGCTGCCCGGAGGCGGCCGTGGTGCCGCTGACCACCGGCTTCCGGGTGCCGCAGGCGGTCGTCGCCCTCGCCAACCGGCTGCTGGAGCGGCTCGGCGTCGACGTCCCCGCCGCCCGGTCGCTGCGCGGCGACGGCGAGCTGGCGTTCCGCGCGGTCGCGCCCGGCGAGGTGCCCGGCGCGGTCGCCGCCGCCGTGCGCGACGCGCTCGCCCGCGAGGGGTCCGTCGGGGTGGTCGCCGCCGACGCGGACCTGCCCCGGGTGCGGGCGGCGCTGGACGCGGCGGGCATCGGGACGGCCGGGCCCGAGGAGCTGGGCGCCCGGGTGACCGTGGTCCCGGCGAGCGTCGTCAAGGGCCTGGAGTACGACCATGTCGTGGCCGTCGAGCCCGCGGCGATCGCCGAGGCGGAGGAACGGGGGCTGCACCGGCTCTACGTGGTGCTGACCCGGGCGGTGTCCCGGCTGGAGGTGGTGCACGGGCGGCCGTTGCCCTTCTGACCCGCCCGGCCGCCCGCCCGGTGGGTCAGCCGGGCCGCCCGCCCGGCGGGTCAGGACCGGCCCAGCAGCTCCACGACCCGGCTGAACCCGTCCCCGCCGTGCCCCTGGGCGATCACCCGCCGGGCCTGCCCCTCGATCACCCGCATCAGGCCCGCGTCGATGCCGTGGGCCTCGGAGGCGTGGACGATGTGCGCCATCGTCGACGCCGCCGACGTGATCGGGTTCAGCTCACCGGAGTAGGTGCCGTCGTCGATGTCCCCGGCGAACTCCGTGAACAGCGGCGGGAGGATGGCGGCGATGCCCTCGGCGAAGGGGGCCAGCTCCCGCGCGGTGACGCCCTCCGCCCGGGCCACCGCGACGGCGTGCGCGTAGCCCCCCATCGCGGTCCAGAAGATGTCGAGCAGCGCGATGTCGTAGGCCGCGGCCCGCCCGGGGTCCTCGCCGAGGTGCGTGTGGCTGCCGCCGAGCGCCGCCAGGACGGGCTGGTGCTCGCCGTAGAGATCCTCGGGCCCGCTGAAGAGGAAGACCGCGTCGGCGGTGCCGATGGTCGGCGTCGGCGTCATGATGGCGCCGTCCAGGTAGCGGATCCCGTGCCGGTCCGCCCAGGCCGCGGTGTCCCTGGCCCGCTCGGGGGTGTCGGCGCTCAGGTTCACGAGGGTGCGGCCCTTCAGGGCGGTGGTGACGGCGTCCTGGCGCAGTACGGCGTCGGAGGCGTCGTAGTTCACGACGCAGACGACCGTCAGGTCGCTGGCGGCGACCGCCTCCTCGGCGGAGGCGGCCGGGACGGCGCCCCGGGCGGTCAGGTCGGCGTCCCGGCCGGGGGTGCGGTTCCAGACGGTGGTGCGCACTCCGGCGTCCAGGAAGGCGCCCGCCAGCGCCCGGCCCATCGGGCCGAGACCCAGCACGGTGACCGTGGGGCCGGTGGAGTCGGCGGAGCCGACGGGGGACTGGTCGCTGTGCACGGACATGGTTCAACTCCCATAATGACAAGAACAATTGACGATCACTGAGAAATGGGGCGCGGCATGACGCACCGGCGCCACGATCCGGACGTCTGCGGCGTGACCGCGGCGATCAGCGTGATCGAGGGCAAGTGGAAGACCACGCTGCTGTGGCTGCTCGAATCCGGCCCGCACCGCCCGGCCGAACTGCGCCGGAAGGTGTCCGGCCTCACCGAGAAGGTGATGACTCAGGCGCTGCGCGAGATGGAGGCGGACGGACTGGTGCACCGGGAGGTGTACGACGTCCTGCCGCCCAAGACGGAGTACTCCCTGACCCCGCTCGGCCGTGACCTGGCCGAGGTGCTCGGACCCGTCTCCGACTGGGGCCATCGCCGCCTGGAGCGGCTGGCCGAGGCGCGCCCGGCGTCCTGACGCGTCCGCACCCTCACCGCTCCTTTCCCGATCGCCCCGGCGCCGTGCCGTTCGCCCTCCACCAGAGTCGCCCGGCGCGCGCCCGCTGCCAAGTACCCACAAAAAAGTGGGTGTTCACGGGCGGCGCGCACCGCCCGGCCGGGGAGGGGTGGGGCTACGGGCGGGGCGCGGCGCGCGGTGGGTGCGGGACGGGTGTCAGGCGGTGCGGACGGCGAGGGGGCCGTCCGGGGCGAAGGCCAGCTCCGCGAAGCGTTCGCCGATGCGTCGGTGGGCGGCGGCGTCCGGGTGGAGCTCGTCGGGCAGCGGCAGCTCGGCGTAGTCGGCCTCGCCGTACAGCGCGCGGCCGTCCAGGTAGTGCAGATGCGGGTCGTCGGCCGCGCGCTGCCGCACGATGCGGGCGAGCTCGTCGCGGATGACGGTGAGCGTGAGCTTCCCGGCGGCGCGTTCGGCGGGGGCGCCGGTGGCCCGGAACCGGAGCTTGCCTTCGCTGAGCGCGCCGAGGTCGAAGGCCGCGGGGCCCGGGGTGTCCTCGTGGAGGGGGCAGTACAACGGCGAGACCACCAGCAGCGGGGCGGTGGGGTGGCCCTCGCGGAGGGTGTCGAGGAAGCCGTGGACGGCCGGGGTGAAGGCGCGCAGCCGCATGAGATCGCTGTTGACCAGATTGATGCCGATCTTGACGCTGATCAGGTCGGCGGGCGTGTCCCGCATGGCGCGGGCGGTGAACGGGTCGAGCAGGGCGCTGCCGCCCAGCCCCAGGTTGATCAGCTCCACGCCGCCCCGGGCGGCGGCCACCGCGGGCCAGGTGCTGGAGGGGCCGTCGGCGTCGGAGCCGTGGCTGATCGAGCTGCCGTGGTGGAGCCAGACCGCGCGGCCCCGGTCGGGCACCGGCTCGACGGGGGCGTCGGTGCGCAGGGCGACCAGCTCGGTGGTCTCGTTGTGCGGCAGCCAGATCTCGACGTCCTTGGCGCGGTCGGGCAGGCCGGTGAAGCGGAGGGTGGCGGGCCGGCCGGGCCGGTGCTCGGTGGCCCCGGTGGCCAGGTCGATGGTGAGGGTGTGGCCGCCTCGCGCCCCGGCCCGCGCGTGCGGGCGGCCGTCGACGAGCAGCTCGTAGACGCCGTCCGGGCGGGGCGGGGCACCGACGTAGACCCGCTTGGTCGGCAGGGTGTCCAGCTCCACGGCGGTGGCCCGGGTGCGGAAGGCCAGCCGTACGCCGGAGGGCTGGGACTCGGCCAGGGCAAGCTGGGGGTCGGCGCACTGCGCGCGGGCCCGGGCGGGCAGCCGGTGCGGCAGCAGGCCGCCGTGCTCGGTCCGCTCCAGTTCGAGGGCGCCGCGCAGGAGGGCCGCGGTGAGGGGGGTGGTGATCCAGTCGTGGGTGTGCATGGCTCCGGCCTGCTGTTCGTCGGGGGTGGGGGTGGACGGGCCGGCCCGCGGGCCCGCGGTTCACGGGTGGGATGGCCCGCGCCCGCGGTTCACGGGTGGGGGTGGCCGGTGCCCGCGGTTCACGGGTGGGGGTGGCCGGCGCCGGGCGCGGGCCAGGTGCGCAGCAGCGAGTCCAGGGCGTCCAGGATGCGGGCCCAGCTCTCGTCGGAGCCGGGGGCGCTGTGGCTGAACCCCCCGGCCGCCTCCAGGCTGACGTAGCCGTGGAAGACGCTGCCCAGCAGCCGTACGGCGTGGGTCTGGTCGGGCTCCGCCAGGTCGTATCCGCGCAGGAGGGCGCGTGTCATCCGGGCCTGCCGGACGCCCGCGCTGGCTGCCGCGGTCTCCGGGTCGAGGGGCAGCCGGGCCGCGGTGTAGCGGCCGGGGTGCTCGCGGGCGTAGTCGCGGTAGACGTTGGCGAGCGCCGTCAGGGCGTCCTTGCCGGCCCGCCCGGCCAGCGCGTCGGCGGCCCGGTCGGCGAGTTCCTCCAAGGCGAGCAGGGCGATCCGCGTCCTGAGGTCCTGGCTGTTCTTCAGGTGGGAGTAGAGGCTGGCGACCTTGACCCCGAACCGCCGGGCGAGCGCCGAGACGGTGACCTGCTCGAAGCCGACCTCGTCGGCGAGCTCCGCCGCCGCCCGGACCAGGCGCTCCGTGGTCAGTCCCGCGCGGACCATGGCGTCCTCCTTCTCCCGTGCTTCCCCGTGCTTCTCCCGGGTCTTCCATAAGGCAGTGTGGACTAGCCTAAAGGCTTTAGGCAAATAGCCTGTCTCTTTAGCTTCGGTGCCGCTGGGCGATCGACCGGGTACGCCGGAGACCTCCGAAGGCATCCCGCTCCGGTGGCACCGGGAAATACGGTGTACCGGTATGAGACGACGCATCGCCGTGGTCGGGAGCGGTCCCGCCGGCCTCACCTTCGCCCGTGTCCTGTACCGCCACGGCTGCTCCGTCGCCGTCCTCGAACGCGATGCCGCCCCCGACGCGCGCCCCCCGGGCGGCACGCTGGACCTGCACGAAGGGCTCGGCCAGCTCGCACTGGACAAGGCGGGTCTGCTGGCGGAGTTCCGGGCGCTGTCCTGCCCCGAGGGGCAGGCCATGCGCATCCTGGACACGGACGGGACCGTCCTGCGCGACTGGCGACCCGGCCCGGACGACCGGGCCAACCCCGAGATCGACCGCGGGCACCTCCGTGACCTGCTGCTCGGCCCTCTCGACGTCCGGTGGGGGCGGGCCGTGACACGGGTGGAGCCGGGGACCCGGGACGGCGTACTGGTCCATTTCGCGGACGGGCGACAGGAGGCGTTCGACCTCGTGGTCGGCGCGGACGGGGCCTGGTCCCGGGTCCGCCCGGCGGTCTCGCCGGTGACGCCCCACTACACCGGCGTCACCTTGGTCGAGACCTCCCTCGACGACGTCGACACCCGCCACCCCGACCTCGCCCGGCTGATCGGTGACGGTTCCGTGGCCGTGTACGGCGTGAA
It contains:
- a CDS encoding FAD-dependent oxidoreductase — its product is MRRRIAVVGSGPAGLTFARVLYRHGCSVAVLERDAAPDARPPGGTLDLHEGLGQLALDKAGLLAEFRALSCPEGQAMRILDTDGTVLRDWRPGPDDRANPEIDRGHLRDLLLGPLDVRWGRAVTRVEPGTRDGVLVHFADGRQEAFDLVVGADGAWSRVRPAVSPVTPHYTGVTLVETSLDDVDTRHPDLARLIGDGSVAVYGVNRALVAQRNSGGHVKVYAQFRAPLDWHRNLDPADAGAVRSSLLALFDGWAAPVLDLLRRGTAFVPRPLHVLPVSHTWAHVPGVTLLGDAAHLMPPLGAGANLAMLEGAELAESLATGPGDPDEAVRAFEERMWARAGRWAEITTAGLERLVSPDPAEALALFDQVDQAQPS
- a CDS encoding GNAT family N-acetyltransferase, which translates into the protein MNRRADIDVRPVTEAELPEWTRALNTGFLREPAVGEAQLAARRAQFVPGRSLGAFDGGRCVATLRSFAQELTAVGGAVVPADAVSNVTVTPTHRRRGLLSRMMAHDLAAARERGDVVATLIAAEYPIYGRYGFGPATTMAEWTVDVPRAGLDPRWAGPRDGGRIDLVDGEEVRRLGPGLHERLRRAQPGAVSRTELWWRSATGAVRFEPSWTEPFHAVYRSADGEVEGMVSYVADDTWNDAKQPLNTATVKWLIGVTPAAERALWHYLCSIDWIVRVKSGGRAPDDLLPHFLPDPRAARITTQADWLWVRILDVVRALEARTYGGSGALVLEVADPSPGAGGRWLLEASPDGASCTPTTRGADLVLGAGELASLWLGDESAVRLAALGRVREERTGAARTADALLRTPRRPWCPDMF
- a CDS encoding HelD family protein, with amino-acid sequence MTSPDPALHHALRQERAHHDRCRTALAAMAEGAREQVVTGEDVSASGADAEVLGHRLRSRAKALRELPEGPLFFGRLDFGGAAAGAGGEHAGQRYHIGRLRITEHPADPPLVVDWRAPVSRAFYQATARDPQGVAVRRRFGWAPGSRGGSADLTGLEDEHLGRGESRAGDIVRREIERPRVGPMRDIAATIQPEQDDLVRGDLSASVCVQGAPGTGKTAVGLHRAAYLLYTHPRRIQRSGLLILGPNRTFLSYIAEVLPALGETGVRQATLGEEIARHPVTGTDEERTAAVKHDARMAGVLRRALYARVRADAAGSLAVPDGSYRWRVSADELARIVAGVRAEEPPYDIGRERVRSRIVRHLQDQAERRGGPRTSAWVRRIERARPVGACLDAVWPRVRPEEVLAALLGDPRALAGAADGLLDADEQKALLWARPPRSWKSARWSAADLVLLDEVAGLLEHPAGYGHIVVDEAQDLSPMECRAIARRASFGSLTVLGDLAQGTTPWAARSWETVLRHLGCPEAAVVPLTTGFRVPQAVVALANRLLERLGVDVPAARSLRGDGELAFRAVAPGEVPGAVAAAVRDALAREGSVGVVAADADLPRVRAALDAAGIGTAGPEELGARVTVVPASVVKGLEYDHVVAVEPAAIAEAEERGLHRLYVVLTRAVSRLEVVHGRPLPF
- a CDS encoding NAD(P)-dependent oxidoreductase, which gives rise to MSVHSDQSPVGSADSTGPTVTVLGLGPMGRALAGAFLDAGVRTTVWNRTPGRDADLTARGAVPAASAEEAVAASDLTVVCVVNYDASDAVLRQDAVTTALKGRTLVNLSADTPERARDTAAWADRHGIRYLDGAIMTPTPTIGTADAVFLFSGPEDLYGEHQPVLAALGGSHTHLGEDPGRAAAYDIALLDIFWTAMGGYAHAVAVARAEGVTARELAPFAEGIAAILPPLFTEFAGDIDDGTYSGELNPITSAASTMAHIVHASEAHGIDAGLMRVIEGQARRVIAQGHGGDGFSRVVELLGRS
- a CDS encoding HAD family hydrolase yields the protein MTSDVTHIQSARAETDTGPERLRDLVTGARVVLWGFDGPLCRLFAGDAAERVAAGLLRWLEGRGLHGLPGEPGQEAPDPWAVLRAVRRRQPGGALTDELEERLTQEELRAAPSAMPTAWADPLIRTWTAVGARPAVVTGRSPRAVRAYLAERGLLACFGPHIYGRTRDARRGEPDPDRLRHALRATGAVPSTAVLIGDTPSAFAVAREAGVGFLGYARAEPRAQALRRAGAPVVVRSLEPVLRLLRE
- a CDS encoding winged helix-turn-helix transcriptional regulator, with translation MTHRRHDPDVCGVTAAISVIEGKWKTTLLWLLESGPHRPAELRRKVSGLTEKVMTQALREMEADGLVHREVYDVLPPKTEYSLTPLGRDLAEVLGPVSDWGHRRLERLAEARPAS
- a CDS encoding TetR/AcrR family transcriptional regulator, translating into MVRAGLTTERLVRAAAELADEVGFEQVTVSALARRFGVKVASLYSHLKNSQDLRTRIALLALEELADRAADALAGRAGKDALTALANVYRDYAREHPGRYTAARLPLDPETAAASAGVRQARMTRALLRGYDLAEPDQTHAVRLLGSVFHGYVSLEAAGGFSHSAPGSDESWARILDALDSLLRTWPAPGAGHPHP
- a CDS encoding TetR family transcriptional regulator, whose translation is MSEMGLRERKRQRMYQVLSDLAIRLFVEKGFDAVSVAEVAAAAEVSKPTLFRYFPAKEDLVLHRIADHEGEAARVARQGPAPLEALRRHFLDGLRRCDPVTGLNDDPEVLAFHALLYGTPALVARLHTHLERSEAALAEALGGDLQARLAAGQITAVQRILAQENWRRIAAGERAADIRADAVAAAERAFALLAAGLPHLAREGIGEAR
- a CDS encoding GDSL-type esterase/lipase family protein; this translates as MHTHDWITTPLTAALLRGALELERTEHGGLLPHRLPARARAQCADPQLALAESQPSGVRLAFRTRATAVELDTLPTKRVYVGAPPRPDGVYELLVDGRPHARAGARGGHTLTIDLATGATEHRPGRPATLRFTGLPDRAKDVEIWLPHNETTELVALRTDAPVEPVPDRGRAVWLHHGSSISHGSDADGPSSTWPAVAAARGGVELINLGLGGSALLDPFTARAMRDTPADLISVKIGINLVNSDLMRLRAFTPAVHGFLDTLREGHPTAPLLVVSPLYCPLHEDTPGPAAFDLGALSEGKLRFRATGAPAERAAGKLTLTVIRDELARIVRQRAADDPHLHYLDGRALYGEADYAELPLPDELHPDAAAHRRIGERFAELAFAPDGPLAVRTA